In one window of Pelosinus sp. IPA-1 DNA:
- a CDS encoding phosphoglycerate dehydrogenase, with product MYKWKIVVTAVTFAKADPEPLNRLKAIGCEVITNSHGRPLTEGEMINIAQDVDALIVGNDKVTSAIIRSCPKLKVIAKHGVGVDAIDSKTANECGVVVTNAPGVNSHEVADLAFGLLHMLSRGLYIANKATKEGNWLKPMGVGLWEKTIGIIGVGKIGLATAYRATGYNMKILGFDCVERLEAKKIGIEYVGLEELLQQSDFISLHLPLTKKTRNILDHRRLDLVKPGAILINTARSQLVEYGILHKALLDGRIRGYGVDVYDFEPPQLHPMFSLDNVILSPHLGGTCYESNIRMGNTAVDNVIAVLEARTPPNRINEVNLLLR from the coding sequence GTGTACAAGTGGAAGATTGTTGTTACAGCAGTTACATTTGCAAAAGCTGACCCTGAGCCTTTAAATCGTTTAAAAGCTATAGGCTGTGAAGTTATCACCAACTCTCACGGTAGACCTTTGACGGAAGGTGAAATGATAAATATTGCTCAGGACGTAGATGCTTTAATTGTAGGTAATGATAAAGTTACGAGTGCAATTATTCGATCCTGTCCGAAATTAAAGGTAATTGCTAAACATGGTGTGGGTGTAGATGCTATCGACAGTAAGACGGCAAACGAATGTGGTGTAGTAGTGACAAATGCTCCAGGTGTAAATAGCCATGAGGTAGCTGATTTGGCTTTCGGATTACTCCACATGTTATCACGTGGATTATATATCGCAAATAAAGCAACGAAAGAGGGGAATTGGCTAAAGCCGATGGGAGTAGGTCTTTGGGAAAAAACGATTGGTATTATCGGTGTTGGGAAAATAGGTTTAGCTACGGCTTATCGTGCAACAGGATATAATATGAAGATTTTAGGTTTCGACTGTGTGGAGCGATTGGAAGCAAAGAAAATAGGAATTGAATATGTTGGGCTTGAGGAATTGTTACAACAATCCGACTTTATCAGTCTTCATCTGCCGCTAACTAAAAAAACAAGAAATATTCTTGATCATCGTCGCCTAGATTTAGTTAAACCAGGAGCTATTCTTATTAATACAGCACGCAGTCAGCTGGTTGAGTACGGAATATTGCATAAAGCATTACTTGATGGTCGTATCCGTGGGTATGGTGTAGATGTATATGATTTTGAGCCTCCCCAACTACATCCTATGTTTAGTTTAGACAATGTTATATTGTCTCCCCATTTAGGTGGAACTTGCTATGAATCAAATATTCGCATGGGCAATACTGCTGTAGATAATGTAATAGCAGTATTAGAAGCTCGTACCCCTCCTAATAGAATCAATGAGGTTAATTTATTACTAAGGTGA
- a CDS encoding BglG family transcription antiterminator — MLLNERRCSVLLDILENEGWVRIRDLAQRFHVSDRTIRYDLDVVDDFLHFNNLSLLIRKQNGGVKFVESLEEKHKLLRLFQHLGLYQYVMSSSERLQRILAELLYVKDYIRINDLATILYVSRGTVIKDLQKVREWLEVRHLELRSIPKYGIKIVGPEREFRQAVVELLRKNLSLPSMLEWIPTAETNWGDKQLFKNWLEDIDISFLQTYIRQLEKELQVIFSDVAFSGLVIYLIVSIHRIKGGRDIIVGQSELGVLQNSRTFAIALTTISLLEERFDVSIPIDEVSLFTQYILGSNVASSTVEEQESGTEMQMLVCNLIAHVSQDLPYDLTEDHQLFEGLLEEVRPTLYRVKYGLSLENPYLDEVRSSYPILFESVKKNIKSLENYIGGQLLDEEISYLTVHFSAALEKMRNSKKNRPSVLVICATGKGTANLLSSRLQSLFDIKIVGVAPCRQVQMLLESRHVDIIVSTVPITPVHVPILIVNPLLPPHDIALLENHMDKAKETSSVDDIVKVIEKYCSIQDYPQLRRELDNMLNTSLEEAQISSNPPSLNQLLPASNIRLDVPAQNWRDAIYQAGNVLHQEGYIEHAYTQAMIDVVDKMGPYIVFWKGVALPHADIDCGVKKSGFSFIRLREPVSFGSQDNDPVDIIFALAAVDHSAHVIALLELTNILSSPEKVAYLRSENDIEKITQVLLSWSDTKTI; from the coding sequence ATGTTACTAAATGAACGCCGTTGTAGTGTGCTTCTTGATATTTTAGAAAACGAAGGTTGGGTTCGGATTCGAGATTTGGCTCAACGTTTTCATGTTAGTGACCGTACCATCCGTTATGACTTGGATGTAGTGGATGATTTCTTGCACTTTAATAATCTATCGCTACTAATTCGCAAACAAAACGGGGGCGTGAAGTTTGTAGAATCATTAGAAGAGAAACATAAACTATTAAGATTGTTTCAACATTTGGGATTATATCAGTACGTGATGTCATCTAGTGAACGGCTGCAGAGAATTTTGGCGGAACTATTATATGTTAAAGATTATATAAGAATTAATGACCTAGCTACAATTTTATATGTTAGTCGAGGAACGGTAATAAAGGATTTGCAGAAGGTACGTGAATGGTTGGAAGTACGGCATTTAGAATTACGATCAATTCCTAAGTATGGGATCAAAATTGTAGGACCAGAAAGAGAATTCCGCCAGGCTGTTGTAGAACTTCTGCGTAAAAATTTGTCTTTACCGTCTATGTTGGAATGGATTCCAACAGCAGAAACCAATTGGGGCGACAAGCAGTTATTTAAAAATTGGTTGGAAGATATTGATATATCCTTCCTGCAAACTTATATTAGGCAATTAGAAAAAGAGTTGCAGGTTATATTTTCAGATGTAGCATTTAGTGGGTTGGTAATTTACCTGATTGTTTCCATTCACAGAATCAAAGGCGGACGTGATATTATTGTTGGTCAGTCAGAGTTAGGAGTTCTGCAGAATTCACGTACATTTGCTATTGCACTTACCACCATTTCTCTTTTGGAAGAAAGATTTGACGTATCGATTCCTATTGATGAAGTCAGCCTTTTTACTCAATATATTTTAGGAAGTAATGTTGCATCTTCAACAGTAGAAGAACAAGAAAGTGGAACTGAAATGCAGATGTTAGTCTGTAATCTAATTGCGCATGTAAGCCAAGATTTACCTTATGATTTGACAGAAGATCATCAATTATTTGAAGGACTTTTGGAAGAAGTGCGCCCTACACTGTACAGAGTAAAATATGGACTAAGCTTGGAAAACCCATATTTGGATGAAGTCAGGTCTAGTTACCCTATATTGTTTGAATCAGTGAAAAAAAATATAAAATCTTTGGAAAATTATATTGGTGGCCAGCTATTAGATGAAGAAATCAGCTATCTAACGGTTCATTTTAGTGCTGCTCTTGAAAAAATGAGGAATAGTAAAAAAAATCGGCCATCAGTTCTTGTCATTTGTGCGACAGGTAAGGGAACCGCTAATTTACTTTCTTCCCGTCTACAATCTTTATTTGATATAAAAATTGTCGGTGTAGCACCTTGCCGTCAAGTTCAAATGCTATTAGAAAGCCGCCATGTAGACATTATCGTATCTACGGTACCGATTACTCCCGTACATGTACCTATACTAATTGTTAATCCTCTGCTGCCTCCCCATGATATTGCATTATTAGAAAATCACATGGATAAAGCAAAAGAGACATCTTCCGTTGATGATATTGTTAAAGTTATTGAAAAATACTGCAGCATTCAGGATTATCCTCAATTACGCCGTGAGTTAGACAATATGTTGAATACTTCTTTAGAAGAAGCACAAATAAGTTCCAATCCGCCGTCTTTAAATCAGTTATTACCTGCTTCGAATATTAGATTGGATGTGCCAGCTCAGAATTGGCGAGATGCTATTTACCAGGCCGGAAATGTATTGCATCAAGAGGGATATATTGAACATGCATATACGCAAGCAATGATTGACGTAGTAGATAAGATGGGGCCCTATATTGTTTTTTGGAAGGGCGTTGCCCTGCCTCACGCAGATATTGATTGCGGAGTAAAAAAATCTGGCTTCAGTTTTATTCGACTAAGAGAACCCGTTTCTTTTGGATCACAGGATAATGATCCAGTAGATATAATATTTGCTCTGGCAGCAGTAGATCATTCTGCTCATGTTATTGCACTGCTGGAATTAACTAATATTCTCAGTAGTCCGGAGAAAGTAGCATATCTTCGTAGTGAAAATGATATCGAAAAAATAACTCAAGTACTTCTGTCCTGGTCTGATACCAAGACAATTTAA
- a CDS encoding PTS transporter subunit IIC → MELIGSYFKAIFDFGPNIVLPCFIFLFALALGTKPGKAIRAAIFIAIALIGIKMVVGFMGDNLGPAMKALSKNSGIKLDIMDVGWGAVAAAIWATPMGAIGIPLLLLFNFVLLYFRVTKTLMVDIWNYHHLITVGVLTYFATDNVYLGFIGMLLASLITWLLADWAAPFLQKFYGLPGITMPTLSSISECLIAAPMNELLDRIPVVRDIRGNFSSVKKYLGVFGEPAVLAVIIGMGIGFMAKYSMKDSLNLAMNLAAVMIILPKVVAILMEGLMPIQEASQEFLHKHMGGREIFLGLDSAISIGHPSVLTAALLLTPFVLVLAAILPGNQMLPFADITVIPFRIAFVVALVNGNVFRTLLIGAVVLVQILLCGTVTSPVLTKIFLSVGGKIPEGAIGVASFSGGSLFVTYAIMQTLSFVLSGVIISAVVFGLFLLVAKSQARKAVQLMETEEENTYAGIKNIQG, encoded by the coding sequence ATGGAGTTAATTGGAAGTTACTTTAAGGCAATATTCGATTTTGGACCTAATATTGTACTCCCGTGTTTCATCTTTTTGTTTGCTTTGGCCTTAGGAACTAAGCCAGGAAAAGCCATTCGTGCAGCTATTTTTATTGCTATTGCCCTTATCGGTATCAAGATGGTTGTTGGCTTTATGGGTGATAATTTAGGGCCAGCAATGAAGGCACTATCAAAAAATTCAGGAATTAAATTAGATATTATGGATGTAGGTTGGGGCGCTGTCGCGGCGGCTATTTGGGCCACTCCTATGGGAGCGATTGGCATTCCACTATTACTACTATTCAATTTTGTATTATTGTATTTTCGTGTTACAAAAACGTTAATGGTTGATATTTGGAACTACCATCATTTGATAACCGTCGGTGTACTCACTTATTTCGCGACAGATAATGTGTATCTTGGTTTTATCGGCATGCTGCTAGCGTCTTTAATTACTTGGTTACTCGCGGATTGGGCAGCACCATTCCTGCAAAAATTCTATGGCCTACCAGGAATTACCATGCCCACATTGTCTTCTATATCCGAGTGTCTTATTGCAGCGCCAATGAACGAATTACTAGACCGTATTCCAGTTGTGAGAGATATTCGTGGTAATTTTAGTTCGGTTAAAAAATACCTTGGTGTGTTTGGAGAGCCGGCAGTACTTGCTGTAATTATCGGTATGGGCATTGGATTTATGGCCAAATATTCTATGAAAGATTCTTTAAATTTAGCCATGAACTTAGCTGCAGTGATGATCATTTTACCCAAGGTAGTTGCTATTTTAATGGAAGGCTTAATGCCGATACAAGAAGCCAGCCAAGAGTTTCTTCACAAACATATGGGTGGTCGAGAGATCTTCTTGGGACTTGATTCTGCCATATCAATTGGACACCCTTCAGTTTTAACAGCGGCACTACTCTTGACACCTTTTGTATTGGTACTGGCTGCTATTTTACCAGGCAATCAAATGCTTCCCTTTGCTGATATTACTGTAATCCCTTTCCGGATTGCTTTCGTTGTGGCACTGGTTAATGGCAACGTATTTCGTACCTTACTGATTGGTGCGGTTGTACTCGTACAAATATTGTTGTGTGGTACTGTAACCTCACCTGTTTTGACAAAAATATTTTTATCCGTTGGCGGCAAAATTCCTGAAGGGGCTATCGGTGTTGCCTCATTCTCAGGTGGCTCTTTATTTGTCACCTATGCAATTATGCAAACGTTGTCCTTCGTTTTGAGTGGTGTAATCATTTCGGCTGTTGTTTTTGGACTTTTCCTGCTAGTAGCAAAATCACAAGCTCGCAAAGCGGTTCAATTAATGGAAACGGAAGAAGAAAACACGTATGCTGGTATAAAAAATATTCAAGGTTAA
- a CDS encoding PTS sugar transporter subunit IIA, giving the protein MSGNQVLSADLIVSQLVAASFQEIIQSLGNKLHDFGYVKNSYVPAVIKREGIFPTGLPLGNINVAIPHTDVEHVNRPAIAVATLAHPVTFGNMGDPGNKLEVSIVFLLAMKEPHAQVDLLQNLVETFQNPEVLENLLGATDSKEIEKILQQYLKLKEVH; this is encoded by the coding sequence ATGAGTGGCAACCAAGTTTTGTCAGCAGATTTAATAGTATCACAGTTAGTGGCTGCAAGTTTTCAAGAAATAATCCAATCTCTTGGTAATAAATTACATGATTTTGGTTATGTGAAAAATTCTTATGTACCAGCGGTTATAAAGCGAGAAGGAATTTTTCCGACAGGTCTTCCCCTTGGGAATATTAATGTAGCCATTCCACACACGGATGTGGAGCATGTCAATAGACCAGCGATTGCTGTAGCAACCTTGGCTCATCCAGTAACTTTTGGCAATATGGGTGATCCAGGTAATAAGCTGGAGGTTAGTATCGTTTTTTTATTAGCAATGAAGGAGCCTCATGCGCAAGTCGATTTATTACAAAATCTAGTTGAGACCTTTCAGAACCCTGAAGTTTTAGAAAATTTACTGGGAGCTACGGACTCAAAAGAAATCGAAAAGATTTTACAACAGTATTTAAAACTAAAGGAGGTTCATTAA
- a CDS encoding ABC transporter ATP-binding protein/permease codes for MIKTVNWNFIQGMWQITKVYWISGEKWRARLLLGIIVSLNLGHVYVFVLLNEWNNTFYNTLQNHDKPGFVSALGTFSILATCHIVLAVYELYLQQLLEIKWRRWLTQEYLQKWLLKRSYYRIQLTDNSTDNPDQRISEDVKSFVNLTLRLSLGLLKATVTLLSFIVILWNLSGSFSISLGGNDVSIPGYMVWVAIIYATVGTWLTTKIGNPLVGLTYSQQRYEADFRFSLMRLRENSESIALYGGERQEQDSLLKRFHMVVNNFRDLMLRQKKLTWFTSGYGQIAIIFPLVVAAPRYFSNQIQLGGLTQISSAFGRVQDALSFFVDSYSLFAEWQAVINRLNGFSNSISKAHTISEKEKIRVTYGEHLPFQVSQLHINLPNGERLLKKLDLTINKGDSLLIMGPSGCGKSTLMRTLAGIWPFGEGNITIPTKKKLLFLSQKSYLPLGTLRQSLLYPYNNSGFTTDENIRKVMTLCKLNDLADKLDKVEDWSHILSLGEQQKIAFVRAILHQPNWLFLDEATSAIDESTERELYKLLQTHLKDAAIISVGHRSTLTNYHAKKLVIDNIGNWRLDS; via the coding sequence ATGATAAAAACAGTGAATTGGAATTTTATCCAAGGGATGTGGCAGATCACTAAAGTCTATTGGATATCAGGGGAAAAATGGCGAGCTAGATTGTTGCTCGGTATCATTGTTAGCCTCAATCTCGGACATGTTTATGTATTCGTATTGTTAAATGAATGGAATAATACATTTTATAACACATTACAAAATCATGATAAACCAGGCTTTGTTAGTGCTCTAGGTACATTTTCTATACTAGCAACTTGTCATATTGTTTTGGCTGTTTATGAACTCTACCTGCAACAGCTTCTGGAAATTAAATGGCGTCGTTGGCTGACCCAAGAATACTTGCAAAAATGGCTGCTAAAAAGGTCTTATTATCGTATACAATTAACGGACAACAGTACAGACAATCCTGACCAGCGAATTAGTGAGGATGTAAAGTCATTTGTTAATTTAACATTACGGCTTTCACTAGGATTGTTAAAAGCGACAGTTACTTTACTATCTTTTATTGTAATATTGTGGAACCTATCGGGTTCTTTTTCGATATCTTTAGGGGGAAATGATGTATCGATCCCTGGATATATGGTTTGGGTTGCTATTATTTATGCTACGGTGGGCACATGGTTAACAACGAAGATTGGGAATCCGTTAGTAGGCCTTACTTATAGCCAACAACGTTATGAGGCTGACTTTCGTTTTAGTCTAATGCGTCTTAGAGAGAATAGTGAAAGTATTGCTCTTTATGGTGGTGAAAGGCAAGAGCAAGATAGTTTATTAAAGCGTTTTCACATGGTAGTTAATAACTTTAGAGATTTAATGCTGCGGCAAAAGAAACTAACTTGGTTTACTTCTGGTTATGGTCAAATTGCTATTATCTTTCCTCTTGTTGTCGCAGCTCCGCGTTATTTTAGTAATCAAATACAATTGGGAGGGCTAACGCAGATTTCTTCGGCCTTTGGCCGGGTGCAGGATGCATTATCCTTTTTTGTGGACAGCTATTCTTTATTTGCTGAATGGCAAGCAGTTATTAATCGTTTGAACGGTTTTAGCAATAGTATCAGCAAAGCGCATACCATTTCTGAAAAAGAAAAGATTAGAGTAACCTATGGTGAACATTTACCTTTTCAGGTATCCCAATTACATATTAATTTACCTAATGGCGAACGATTACTCAAAAAATTAGACTTGACGATTAATAAAGGTGATTCTCTTTTAATTATGGGACCATCTGGATGTGGTAAAAGTACTCTAATGCGAACATTAGCCGGTATTTGGCCATTTGGAGAAGGTAATATCACCATTCCAACAAAGAAGAAACTTTTATTTTTATCCCAGAAGTCCTATTTACCTCTTGGTACCTTACGGCAATCCTTATTATATCCTTACAACAATTCAGGATTTACTACTGATGAAAATATTCGTAAGGTCATGACACTTTGTAAATTGAATGATCTTGCCGATAAATTAGATAAAGTTGAGGATTGGTCTCATATACTTTCCTTAGGAGAGCAGCAAAAGATTGCTTTTGTCAGAGCGATACTCCATCAACCCAACTGGTTGTTTTTAGATGAGGCAACATCCGCGATTGATGAATCTACAGAAAGAGAATTATACAAACTCTTACAAACCCATCTCAAAGATGCAGCTATTATTAGTGTTGGTCATCGAAGTACGTTGACAAACTATCATGCGAAAAAACTAGTGATAGACAACATAGGTAACTGGCGGCTAGATTCATAG
- the ilvD gene encoding dihydroxy-acid dehydratase — protein sequence MERAIDRLEPYQRAIAKVHLASAGISLDALDGKPLIAVANSWNEVCPGHEPLLKLAEAVKNGIRAAGGEPVEFNTIGMCDGISQGHLGMRYTLPHRDIIADSVEVMVLGHGVFDGMVLLGSCDKIIPGMMQAALRINLPSVIVTAGTSVPECKPSDSKKLRTRFLAGEITERQLIEGSLQYYSGPGVCPFFGTANTMAVLCEAIGLMLPGSSVLPAPTSLRRFSAEKSGMAVMEMIKQGIRPRDIATTDAFYNALVVLNALGGSLNAFLHLPAIAAEAGISLSWDSFAEVSDKTPLLAALVPNGNQTVYDLYRAGGLPSVLKELQSLLKMEAKTVGGITIGDVARGASEGDRDVIKAFDKPLAPTGGVQVLYGSLAPCGALVKASAVPEEQHIFSGPAIVFESEEACHRALHENKIKPGQVVVVRYEGPKGGPGMRELHRVTEVLKGVPNTALITDGRFSGASAGLSIGYLCPEAAEGGPIALVEDGDEIRISLKDGTVNLNVDSAELERRRLNWQSPVKETGSNLLLRYSKQVGPTVKGAIWGL from the coding sequence ATGGAACGCGCAATTGATCGTTTAGAACCCTATCAACGGGCCATAGCCAAAGTTCATCTTGCGTCTGCAGGAATCTCTTTAGATGCACTGGACGGAAAGCCTTTAATTGCTGTTGCGAATAGCTGGAATGAAGTATGTCCTGGTCATGAGCCTTTACTGAAGTTGGCTGAAGCTGTTAAGAACGGTATACGGGCAGCGGGTGGGGAGCCTGTTGAATTTAACACTATTGGTATGTGTGATGGTATCAGCCAAGGGCATCTTGGTATGAGATATACATTGCCACATCGTGACATTATCGCCGACTCTGTAGAAGTAATGGTTCTCGGCCATGGTGTGTTTGATGGGATGGTCTTATTAGGCTCTTGCGACAAGATTATTCCAGGAATGATGCAGGCAGCCCTACGAATCAACCTTCCATCTGTGATCGTCACTGCTGGCACTTCTGTGCCAGAATGTAAGCCATCCGATTCAAAAAAATTACGTACTAGGTTTCTAGCAGGTGAAATAACAGAACGCCAACTAATCGAAGGATCGCTCCAGTATTATTCTGGACCAGGAGTATGTCCCTTTTTTGGAACTGCCAACACGATGGCGGTTCTCTGTGAGGCAATAGGACTGATGTTGCCAGGTAGCAGCGTACTCCCCGCACCAACCAGCCTTCGTCGATTTTCTGCTGAAAAATCTGGTATGGCAGTAATGGAGATGATTAAACAAGGTATCAGACCAAGGGATATTGCAACCACTGATGCATTTTATAATGCTCTGGTGGTACTAAATGCATTAGGTGGCTCATTGAATGCCTTTCTTCATCTTCCGGCTATCGCTGCTGAGGCAGGGATCTCTTTATCATGGGATAGTTTTGCTGAAGTAAGTGATAAGACTCCATTGTTGGCCGCGCTTGTGCCAAATGGTAATCAGACGGTATACGATTTATATCGTGCTGGTGGTTTGCCTTCTGTACTTAAGGAACTTCAATCTCTGCTTAAAATGGAAGCAAAAACCGTAGGTGGGATAACCATTGGTGATGTTGCTCGGGGAGCTTCTGAGGGGGATCGGGATGTGATTAAAGCTTTTGATAAACCTCTTGCCCCAACTGGTGGTGTTCAAGTACTGTATGGTTCGCTGGCACCATGTGGTGCATTGGTCAAAGCTTCTGCCGTACCAGAAGAGCAACACATATTTAGCGGACCAGCCATTGTATTTGAAAGTGAGGAAGCATGCCACAGAGCCTTGCATGAAAATAAAATTAAACCTGGTCAAGTAGTGGTTGTCCGTTATGAGGGACCTAAAGGTGGTCCTGGTATGCGAGAATTGCATAGAGTCACCGAGGTATTAAAAGGAGTTCCCAATACGGCGTTAATAACAGATGGTCGTTTTTCCGGAGCCAGTGCAGGCTTAAGTATTGGTTATTTGTGTCCTGAAGCAGCAGAAGGAGGACCCATTGCTTTGGTGGAAGACGGTGATGAAATAAGGATTAGTCTTAAAGATGGTACCGTTAATTTAAATGTTGATTCAGCAGAATTGGAACGTCGGCGCTTGAATTGGCAATCGCCAGTGAAGGAAACAGGTTCAAATTTACTGCTTAGGTATAGCAAGCAGGTTGGTCCAACCGTCAAAGGAGCAATCTGGGGACTATAA
- a CDS encoding PTS sugar transporter subunit IIB, translated as MAKRVLVLCGNGVATSTVACKKIQDYMAGAHVRCEVIQAKIGELASYADKVDVIVLMAMGAALPEIANKPLLIKGLPFLTGMGLSETLEQIKQHIQKN; from the coding sequence ATGGCAAAGAGAGTATTAGTATTATGCGGCAATGGTGTAGCAACCTCTACGGTGGCTTGCAAGAAAATTCAGGATTATATGGCAGGTGCCCATGTTCGCTGTGAAGTAATTCAGGCCAAAATCGGAGAATTAGCTTCTTATGCTGATAAAGTGGATGTAATTGTCTTGATGGCTATGGGGGCAGCGCTTCCAGAAATAGCAAACAAACCGCTGCTAATTAAGGGGCTTCCTTTTCTCACTGGCATGGGTTTGTCAGAGACATTAGAACAAATCAAACAACATATACAAAAAAATTAA
- the thiW gene encoding energy coupling factor transporter S component ThiW, which translates to MQIRKLAFTALFIAIGVFSAHLVYIPIGIAKCFPVQHAINVLLAVLMGTRYSVSAAFSISLLRNILGTGSLLAFPGSMLGAALAGILYKKTNHILGAVVGEIIGTGILGSLAAYPVAKYILGSQVGAFFFVLPFIVSTTGGSLIAYFLYHTPIKSFFYEKIR; encoded by the coding sequence ATGCAAATACGAAAATTAGCATTTACAGCTTTATTTATAGCCATAGGTGTTTTCTCAGCTCATTTGGTGTATATACCAATCGGTATTGCAAAGTGTTTTCCTGTACAGCATGCTATTAATGTGCTGTTAGCAGTGTTGATGGGGACAAGGTATTCTGTTAGTGCCGCCTTTAGTATTTCTCTCTTACGCAACATTCTTGGTACAGGCTCTTTGTTGGCTTTTCCCGGTAGTATGCTGGGGGCAGCCCTTGCAGGTATTTTGTATAAGAAAACGAATCATATTTTAGGAGCCGTTGTTGGTGAGATTATTGGTACTGGGATTCTAGGAAGCCTTGCAGCTTATCCTGTAGCAAAATATATACTTGGCTCTCAAGTAGGGGCATTTTTCTTCGTCCTCCCCTTCATAGTTAGCACAACTGGTGGCAGTTTGATTGCTTATTTTCTATATCATACACCGATAAAATCATTTTTTTATGAAAAGATAAGATAA
- a CDS encoding bifunctional 4-hydroxy-2-oxoglutarate aldolase/2-dehydro-3-deoxy-phosphogluconate aldolase, with product MHAVLEHVAEIGVVAILRGVDPSILVPLGQALEEAGVGAIEITLNSEGALKGIAALKEAIGEKLPIGAGTVMTGEDAHAAIKAGATFVLTPHLAEETLAVCCQAKIPAVIGVMTPSEIVRAYDLGCEMVKIFPASSLGANYFRELRGPLPQIATMAVGGVNKDNAVEFIKAGAMAVGAGGQLVDFAAAARGDWDAVTRKAKEIVTAVYSAKNRDL from the coding sequence ATGCATGCAGTATTGGAACATGTTGCTGAAATTGGTGTTGTAGCCATTCTGCGCGGTGTTGATCCTAGCATACTCGTGCCTCTCGGACAAGCATTGGAAGAGGCTGGTGTAGGTGCAATTGAAATAACCTTAAACAGTGAAGGTGCTCTCAAGGGCATCGCGGCACTCAAGGAAGCAATTGGTGAAAAACTACCTATTGGAGCTGGGACCGTTATGACAGGAGAAGATGCTCACGCTGCTATTAAAGCTGGTGCTACTTTTGTACTAACGCCACACCTGGCTGAGGAAACATTAGCCGTTTGCTGCCAAGCCAAAATTCCTGCAGTAATTGGTGTTATGACGCCATCAGAAATTGTACGAGCCTATGATTTAGGATGTGAAATGGTAAAAATTTTCCCAGCATCATCTCTAGGTGCTAACTATTTTCGGGAGCTTCGTGGCCCATTGCCACAAATAGCAACTATGGCGGTTGGCGGTGTGAACAAAGATAACGCTGTAGAGTTTATAAAAGCTGGTGCGATGGCTGTTGGTGCTGGAGGTCAACTCGTTGATTTTGCAGCTGCAGCGCGGGGAGATTGGGACGCGGTAACGCGTAAAGCCAAGGAGATTGTTACTGCTGTTTATTCTGCAAAAAATAGAGATTTATAA